The following coding sequences lie in one Arachis hypogaea cultivar Tifrunner chromosome 9, arahy.Tifrunner.gnm2.J5K5, whole genome shotgun sequence genomic window:
- the LOC112711355 gene encoding uncharacterized protein: protein MNSPTNKTMYPRVKVRHQVHKNEEEDDDGDARNPRLKVFIPSCLRPPSSPSPYASCYASPASTCPPSPSASVVRKKNVSKPSSMVNAPKCYVPPVSSPRVQINEAFQDCSLSSDSGSTGPEKDDSIDENKINTRACRVHRPRAVISSPYNDRLFGSRNETSNGSSSPLKNGTPPQNRHAHCNCKAKSHEDADNPLNTRKSKEPDSNGTIDPVGKKKVHHGSIKSENVNRIWRY from the exons ATGAACTCTCCAACGAACAAAACAA TGTATCCGAGGGTGAAAGTGAGGCACCAAGTTCATAAAAACGAGGAGgaggatgatgatggtgatgcacGGAACCCTAGGTTGAAGGTTTTCATTCCTTCATGCTTGCGACCTccgtcttctccttctccttatgCTTCTTGTTATGCTTCTCCTGCTTCTACttgtcctccttctccttctgcTTCAG TAGTTCGAAAGAAAAATGTCTCCAAGCCATCATCGATGGTTAACGCACCAAAGTGCTATGTGCCACCGGTGTCTTCTCCACGAGTACAGATAAATGAAGCTTTTCAAGACTGCAGTTTATCTTCGGATTCGGGATCAACAGGACCTGAGAAGGACGACAGTATTGATGAGAACAAAATAAATACTAGGGCCTGTCGAGTTCATCGCCCTCGTGCTGTCATCTCTAGTCCTT ATAATGACAGGTTGTTCGGGAGCAGAAACGAAACTAGCAATGGAAGTAGTTCTCCTTTGAAGAATGGTACCCCACCGCAAAATAGACATGCACACTGTAACTGTAAAGCTAAATCACATGAAGATGCTGATAATCCTCTAAACACAAGAAAATCCAAGGAGCCTGATTCTAATGGTACAATTGATCCTGTAGGGAAGAAAAAGGTCCATCATGGCAGCATAAAATCCGAAAATGTAAATAGGATCTGGAGATATTAG